A single region of the Granulicella aggregans genome encodes:
- a CDS encoding DUF3857 domain-containing protein, with protein sequence MVSTVSFARLRISFALSLLCVLSSAIARADQWTAPTQEELSMTSQAGAPGAPAVYLFREEITVDHLHMYSEYVRLKILTDGGKDHANVEVKYVAGGDMGFSITDVAGRTIHPDGTVIPFTGKPYERMVVKAQGFKEKAKVFTLPDVTVGSIIEYRYKVRWEDNMYTSPHWIVQNDLYLRRGHFSWFPTDRELVTSDERGQMVSTLAWTPILPPGAEVKRTELPGSNLSHDGSSQIDLVVHDIAPSIEEEFMPPISSLGYRVLFYSSPYRNPEEFWKGEGKYWSKRRDKFIGPGKGVQAAVQELVSPSDTQEQKLKKLYAAVEGLENTDYTRERSRNEDKAEGLNAVHTTDDILARKRGSSDQLAQLFVAMARAAGMKAYLMLVTNRDRTIFLKNFLSFDQLDDDIAIVEVDGKERAFDPGSRYCPFGHLAWKHSESAGLRQTEGGSTLAGTPGESYQASGIIRVANLKMDETGVVTGKVDLKFTGAPALKWRQKALTDDKETVEREMKEHAEHMLPGGMDVKVLSIDKLDQYEEPLTVALSIKGPIGSSTGKRLLVTGDLFECNSKPTFSRDKREMAVYFPYPYNARDAIRINLPPGFEVESVPVNKDVKMGKTAAYDIKAVADGTGVTIRRNLLVGEIIYLPAEYPDLKAFYGQFEAKDQEPVILKVAGPVQATTGSGQATSVESITLPTTQSQTQKP encoded by the coding sequence ATGGTCTCCACGGTTTCGTTTGCACGTCTTCGCATCTCGTTCGCGCTATCGCTTCTTTGTGTACTCTCGAGCGCCATCGCGCGAGCCGACCAGTGGACTGCTCCAACGCAGGAGGAGCTCTCGATGACCTCGCAGGCCGGAGCTCCGGGAGCACCCGCGGTCTACCTCTTCCGCGAGGAGATCACGGTGGACCACCTGCATATGTATAGCGAGTACGTCCGCCTGAAGATTCTGACCGATGGCGGAAAGGACCATGCCAACGTCGAGGTGAAGTACGTCGCTGGCGGTGACATGGGTTTCTCTATCACCGACGTTGCGGGCCGGACGATCCATCCCGATGGCACGGTGATTCCGTTCACGGGCAAACCCTATGAACGAATGGTTGTGAAGGCGCAGGGGTTCAAGGAAAAGGCCAAGGTCTTTACATTGCCCGACGTAACCGTTGGAAGCATCATCGAGTACCGCTACAAAGTGCGCTGGGAAGACAATATGTACACGTCGCCACACTGGATTGTCCAGAATGACCTGTATCTGCGGCGCGGGCACTTTTCATGGTTTCCGACCGACAGGGAACTGGTTACAAGCGATGAACGCGGACAGATGGTAAGCACGCTTGCCTGGACTCCGATTCTTCCGCCCGGTGCCGAAGTTAAAAGGACCGAACTGCCGGGATCGAACCTTTCGCATGATGGGTCCTCGCAGATCGATCTTGTCGTTCACGACATTGCTCCATCGATTGAAGAGGAGTTCATGCCCCCGATATCCAGCCTCGGATACAGGGTGCTGTTTTACTCATCCCCCTACCGGAATCCTGAAGAGTTCTGGAAGGGTGAGGGTAAATACTGGTCGAAGCGTCGCGACAAGTTCATCGGGCCGGGCAAAGGAGTGCAGGCTGCCGTCCAGGAACTGGTGAGCCCCTCCGACACCCAGGAACAGAAGTTGAAGAAGCTTTACGCTGCCGTCGAAGGACTTGAGAATACGGACTACACCCGTGAACGGTCGCGGAACGAAGATAAGGCCGAAGGGCTCAACGCGGTACATACGACCGACGATATTCTGGCCCGTAAGCGAGGATCGAGCGACCAGCTTGCGCAACTCTTCGTTGCCATGGCCCGCGCAGCTGGAATGAAGGCGTATCTGATGCTGGTCACGAATCGGGATCGCACCATCTTCCTGAAAAACTTCCTGAGCTTCGACCAACTAGACGACGATATTGCGATTGTGGAGGTCGACGGTAAAGAGCGGGCGTTCGATCCGGGTTCGCGCTACTGTCCGTTTGGCCACTTGGCGTGGAAGCACTCGGAATCAGCAGGACTGCGGCAGACAGAGGGGGGATCGACCCTTGCCGGAACGCCAGGCGAGAGTTATCAGGCTTCCGGGATTATCCGTGTCGCCAATCTGAAGATGGATGAGACGGGCGTGGTCACTGGCAAGGTGGACCTCAAGTTCACCGGGGCACCTGCCCTGAAGTGGCGGCAGAAGGCGCTCACCGACGACAAAGAGACGGTCGAACGAGAGATGAAGGAGCACGCAGAACACATGTTGCCCGGCGGAATGGATGTGAAGGTGCTCTCCATCGACAAGCTGGACCAGTACGAGGAGCCTCTCACCGTGGCACTCTCGATCAAGGGGCCGATCGGTTCGTCCACCGGCAAACGGCTGCTGGTCACGGGTGACTTGTTCGAATGCAACTCAAAGCCAACCTTCAGTCGTGACAAACGCGAGATGGCGGTCTACTTCCCTTATCCTTACAACGCTCGGGATGCGATCCGGATCAACCTTCCCCCGGGATTTGAGGTTGAGTCGGTGCCGGTGAATAAGGATGTGAAGATGGGGAAGACAGCGGCCTACGATATCAAGGCCGTTGCGGACGGCACCGGCGTTACCATCCGGCGAAATCTCCTGGTGGGAGAGATTATCTACCTGCCCGCGGAATATCCTGACCTGAAGGCCTTCTACGGGCAGTTTGAGGCGAAGGACCAGGAGCCTGTGATTCTGAAGGTAGCTGGACCGGTGCAGGCCACGACCGGATCAGGGCAGGCCACATCGGTGGAGAGCATCACCTTGCCCACCACGCAATCCCAGACGCAGAAGCCTTAA
- a CDS encoding aspartate aminotransferase family protein has protein sequence MDRKEIIRKKQEFVYPATSNYYADPLPIERGEMQHVWDVEGRKYLDFFGGIVTVGVGHANPRINGPVKAQMDKLGHTSTLYPHQTMVELAEKIAQITPGRISKSFFTASGTEANETAIQSARMHTGNTEIITLRHSYSGRSSLTRSMGGISTWRKANYEVGIVHTMSPYCYRCPIGLKYPSCEVACAKDIENVIQSSTSGAIAGMLAEPIQGVGGYIVPPKEFFKIAFKTVKEYGGDFISDEVQTGWGRTGKKWFGIEHWEVTPDIITGAKSLGNGYPIGLTAATPEIANAYEGPTISTFGGNPIAMVTAKAVIDLIEEDDLITNCDVVGGYLQEKLKELQDKYHCIGEVRGMGLMQAMELVTNPVTKEPATALAVEVMEAARERGLLIGKGGVYNNVLRMAPPMNISKSDVDEAAAILAESFAAVMAATYATA, from the coding sequence ATGGACCGTAAAGAGATCATCCGCAAGAAGCAGGAGTTCGTCTATCCCGCGACCTCGAACTACTACGCCGATCCGCTGCCGATCGAGCGCGGCGAGATGCAGCATGTCTGGGACGTCGAGGGCAGGAAGTATCTCGACTTCTTCGGCGGCATCGTGACGGTGGGCGTGGGCCATGCCAACCCGCGCATCAACGGGCCGGTGAAGGCGCAGATGGACAAGCTCGGCCATACCTCGACGCTCTATCCCCACCAGACGATGGTGGAGCTGGCCGAGAAGATCGCGCAGATTACGCCCGGCCGGATCAGCAAGAGCTTCTTCACGGCGAGCGGTACGGAGGCGAACGAGACGGCGATCCAGTCGGCGCGGATGCACACTGGCAATACGGAGATCATCACCCTTCGCCACTCCTACAGCGGGCGGTCGTCGCTGACGCGCTCCATGGGCGGCATCAGCACGTGGCGCAAGGCGAACTATGAAGTAGGCATCGTGCACACGATGAGCCCGTATTGCTATCGCTGCCCCATCGGCCTGAAGTACCCCTCGTGCGAGGTCGCATGCGCGAAAGACATCGAGAACGTCATCCAGTCTTCGACCTCCGGCGCGATCGCAGGCATGCTGGCCGAGCCCATTCAGGGCGTCGGCGGCTACATCGTTCCTCCAAAGGAGTTCTTCAAGATCGCCTTCAAGACCGTGAAAGAGTACGGTGGCGACTTCATCTCGGACGAGGTACAGACCGGTTGGGGGCGGACCGGGAAGAAGTGGTTCGGCATCGAGCACTGGGAGGTCACTCCCGACATCATCACTGGAGCCAAGAGTCTCGGCAACGGATATCCGATTGGCCTGACCGCGGCGACGCCCGAGATCGCCAATGCTTACGAGGGGCCGACCATCTCCACCTTCGGCGGCAACCCGATCGCCATGGTGACGGCAAAGGCGGTCATCGACCTCATTGAAGAGGACGACCTGATCACGAACTGCGATGTTGTCGGCGGATACCTGCAGGAGAAACTAAAGGAGCTGCAGGACAAGTATCACTGCATCGGCGAGGTCCGCGGAATGGGCCTGATGCAGGCGATGGAGCTTGTAACCAATCCGGTCACAAAAGAGCCCGCAACGGCACTTGCTGTAGAAGTGATGGAGGCTGCCCGGGAGCGCGGTCTGCTGATCGGCAAGGGCGGCGTCTACAACAACGTCCTGCGTATGGCCCCGCCGATGAACATCAGCAAGTCGGATGTGGATGAGGCGGCTGCGATTCTGGCAGAGAGCTTCGCCGCTGTCATGGCAGCAACTTACGCCACCGCCTAG